The following are encoded together in the Triticum dicoccoides isolate Atlit2015 ecotype Zavitan chromosome 6B, WEW_v2.0, whole genome shotgun sequence genome:
- the LOC119321953 gene encoding uncharacterized protein LOC119321953: protein MANHEAAEAASIRNEAREVLNLYSDSEHEAALARAVVLAAVHPGSAVALNLAGLIHRHAALMARIERGAHGDDEYDDENASALEMYHRHAALDAFSAAARLAPNCVVTNTDHAVALVHCRRFEDAQKEFLRMLDTVANNDQADPALYNVSYDMSGDSSKKGRMRDAVKSASTAMERFAARINHRILPLEAAKLLDASNLGGPAADEARDRAKLLAETYPYSPRAQLLRAYIDLAPVRALDPAMDKKQLLRRALTTVSQAAENFDHSLMVALFHAKLLFVLDNFDAAERECRRALRMETPNDPNWDDIPPMAALGADSDSRVSYVKKQLHVLLKQIIVVAALYWSSMKNAPQGQRVVSVTVDTLHAHYDGIDKSAAKTISDATRFLKNQESWSFWICLNSRCDGKKFSDTSSLWQHTCSKHRDELWGKLQSLIDPEYWENTSQDDHSLVGITLSHQSDAFLLPRVQDMFESLLLSPSVGIQAEPFAEMRQRKCREGSEILGSIREKLRMLPKDTLSTEFQECCSGIEKLWLKFLEVTFVDYREIILPLARSYQWIELKKRIPFYLNHPGTRRIGFADANIDIICGTSGQSVKEMASTSSSQQSLTVSNKNNADKELSILSVIIQSLCNLRHFRDKLLMGPLVWIPSVENPCIAQQFYEIFSSWEKNDHHLTDVVLTCMKTLLCRVADYSTFYEKVGKTFASEIVATILIELHMSETCLRFRENKETKRHVVNSVTCGDCICPTHYLFGIKFDAQFSCRCGKSSGEYLYTTLFHKLDAGSPQTAKIKSFAELPVLLDEQFREDNKCDHCGSLQNIDLFLSNTPHFFTIVLNWLGGSESQDALSEVLAGITSPLDTEFFCRSAHSAAMYAVTSMICYVDDRYVCFARDEDKWVIYGFETVEREDSWEHLLERFKDCKLQPEVLFFEVIK, encoded by the exons ATGGCGAACCACGAGGCCGCGGAGGCCGCCTCCATTCGCAACGAGGCCCGGGAGGTTCTAAACCTCTACTCCGACAGCGAGCACGAGGCTGCGCTGGCCCGCGCCGTAGTGCTCGCCGCCGTGCACCCGGGCTCCGCGGTCGCTCTCAACCTCGCCGGATTGATCCACCGCCACGCCGCCCTCATGGCGCGGATCGAAAGGGGCGCCCACGGCGACGACGAATACGACGACGAGAACGCGTCCGCGCTGGAGATGTACCACCGCCACGCCGCCCTCGACGCCTTCTCCGCCGCTGCGCGTCTCGCCCCCAACTGCGTCGTCACCAACACCGACCACGCCGTGGCGCTCGTCCACTGCCGTCGCTTCGAGGACGCGCAGAAGGAGTTTCTCCGCATGCTCGACACGGTCGCGAACAACGACCAAGCCGACCCGGCGCTGTACAACGTGTCGTACGACATGAGCGGGGACTCGAGCAAGAAGGGGAGAATGCGCGACGCCGTGAAGAGCGCCAGCACCGCCATGGAGCGCTTCGCGGCAAGAATCAACCACAGGATTCTGCCATTGGAGGCCGCCAAGTTGCTGGACGCCAGCAATCTCGGCGGGCCCGCTGCCGATGAAGCGCGAGACCGTGCAAAGCTTCTCGCCGAGACCTACCCCTACTCGCCGCGCGCCCAGCTACTCCGCGCGTACATCGACTTGGCACCAGTCCGTGCCCTCGATCCGGCAATGGACAAGAAGCAGCTTCTGCGCCGCGCGCTCACCACCGTGTCTCAAGCGGCAGAAAACTTCGACCACTCGCTCATGGTTGCCTTGTTCCACGCCAAGCTCTTGTTCGTCCTGGATAACTTTGATGCTGCGGAGCGAGAGTGCCGCCGGGCACTTCGCATGGAGACACCGAATGACCCCAATTGGGATGACATACCTCCCATGGCTGCTCTTGGGGCAGATTCTGATTCCAGAGTATCTTATGTCAAGAAGCAGCTCCATGTCTTGCTCAAGCAGATCATAGTTGTGGCTGCACTATATTGGTCCTCTATGAAGAATGCACCGCAGGGCCAACGCGTCGTATCGGTGACGGTTGACACGCTACATGCGCACTATGATGGAATCGACAAGTCGGCAGCAAAGACCATATCTGATGCAACGCGCTTTCTCAAGAATCAGGAGTCATGGAGTTtctggatttgcctcaattccCGTTGTGATGGAAAGAAGTTTTCGGACACTAGTTCGCTCTGGCAACACACGTGCAGCAAGCACCGAGATGAGCTCTGGGGGAAGCTGCAGTCACTTATAGATCCAGAATATTGGGAAAATACATCACAGGATGATCACTCGTTGGTTGGGATAACTCTCAGCCACCAGTCTGACGCCTTCCTTTTACCAAGGGTGCAGGATATGTTTGAATCCTTGCTGCTTTCACCATCTGTTGGAATACAGGCAGAGCCCTTTGCTGAAATGCGACAAAGGAAATGCAGAGAAGGATCTGAGATCCTTGGGAGCATCAGGGAGAAGCTGAGGATGTTGCCTAAAGATACACTTAGCACTGAG TTTCAGGAGTGCTGTTCTGGAATAGAGAAATTATGGCTAAAGTTTCTTGAAGTTACTTTTGTGGACTATCGTGAGATCATTCTTCCCCTTGCGAGATCATACCAATGG ATAGAATTGAAGAAACGGATTCCTTTTTATCTAAATCATCCTGGTACTAGGCGTATTGGATTTGCTGATGCCAATATTGATATTATATGCG GAACTTCTGGCCAATCTGTCAAGGAAATGGCAAGCACCTCCAGTTCTCAACAAAGCCTTACTGTTTCCAACAAGAACAATGCTGATAAAGAATTGTCTATCTTGAGTGTAATCATACAG TCATTGTGCAATCTGAGGCATTTCAGAGATAAACTTCTGATGGGGCCACTTGTATGGATCCCGTCCGTTGAAAATCCCTGCATTGCACAGCAATTTTATGAAATCTTCTCTTCTTGGGAGAAAAACGACCACCACTTAACCGATGTTGTACTGACTTGCATGAAGACTCTTCTCTGCAGAGTTGCAGATTACAGCACTTTTTATGAAAAG GTTGGGAAAACTTTTGCTTCTGAGATTGTGGCCACAATTCTCATTGAATTGCATATGTCAGAAACTTGTTTGCGTTTTAGAGAAAACAAGGAGACCAAGAGACATGTAGTGAACTCAGTCACGTGCGGAGATTGCATATGCCCAACAcattatctttttgggatcaaattCGATGCTCAATTCAGCTGTAGGTGTGGGAAGTCCTCCGGTGAATACCTGTATACCACACTTTTCCATAAACTTGATGCCGGTTCACCTCAAACAGCAAAG ATCAAGTCCTTTGCAGAGCTTCCGGTTCTATTGGATGAACAGTTTCGCGAGGACAACAAATGCGACCATTGTGGAAGTCTGCAGAATATTGATCTCTTTCTTTCAAACACACCACACTTCTTTACAATAG TTTTGAACTGGCTGGGTGGCAGTGAAAGCCAGGACGCACTATCTGAAGTTCTGGCTGGCATCACGTCTCCCCTTGACACTGAGTTCTTTTGCAGAAGTGCTCATTCTGCAGCTATGTATGCTGTCACCTCCATG ATCTGCTATGTTGATGACCGCTACGTCTGCTTTGCTCGCGACGAGGACAAGTGGGTCATATATGGCTTCGAGACTGTCGAG AGAGAAGATAGTTGGGAGCATTTGCTAGAACGTTTCAAGGACTGCAAGCTCCAGCCTGAAGTTCTATTTTTCGAGGTCATCAAGTAG